In Flavobacterium sp. 83, the genomic window CGAGATTTACGTGAGGCTAATGTTGATATAGTTACCATAGGTCAATACTTACAACCGAGTAAAAAACACTTGCCCGTAAAGGAATTTATAACGCCGGAACAATTTGCTAAATACGAGAAATTTGGTTTGGAATTAGGTTTCCGTCATGTAGAAAGCGGGCCTTTAGTTCGTTCTTCCTACAAAGCACAAAAACATATCCTTTAAAAAATTGTTTCAAGTTTCAGGTTTAAAGTGGCTCAACTTGAAACTTCAAACCTGAAACTTTAAATAAAATTATATTGAAAACAAGAATTGCCATAAATGGTTTTGGAAGAATTGGTAGGAATTTATTCCGATTACTTTTAAACCATCCTACTATTGAAGTCGTTGCTATAAATGATATTGCTGATACAAAAACTATGGCGCATTTAGTGAAATACGATAGTATCCACGGTGTTTTGCCGTTTACAGTAAGTCCTGATGAAAAAGGTTTTTCTGTAGATGAAAACCATTTCTTGTTTTTTCACGAAAAAAATATTTCAAATCTAGATTGGAAAAGTTTAGACATCGATTATGTCATTGAGTCTACTGGAAAGCACCATACTTTTGAAGAAATAAATACCCACATTTTGGCTGGAGCCAAAAAAGTAATTCTTTCTGCACCCTCAGAAGTAGATACCATAAAAACGGTTGTTCTGGGTGTGAATGAAAATATTCTCAACGGTACTGAAACCATTATATCTAACGCCAGTTGTACAACGAATAATGCAGCACCGATGATGAAGGTTATTGATGAACTTTGTGGTATTGAGCAAGCCTATATTACCACAATCCACTCTTATACTACAGATCAAAGTTTACACGACCAACCACACAAGGATTTACGCAGAGCACGAGGTGCAAGTCAGTCGATTGTTCCTACAACTACTGGAGCAGCTAAGGCATTAACAAAAATTTTCACTAAATTGCAAGGAAAAATTGGTGGATGCGGTATTAGAGTCCCGGTTCCTGATGGTTCCTTGACGGACATTACGTTCAATGTAAAACGAGCTGTGTCTATAGAAGAAATAAATACTGCGTTCAAAAATGCATCGCAAACTAACTTAAAAGGAATTCTTGATTACACTGAAGATCCTATTGTTTCAGTAGATATTATTGGGAACAGAAACTCTTGTCTTTTTGATGCACAACTGACATCAGTGATTGACAAAATGGTTAAAGTAGTAGGTTGGTATGATAATGAAATAGGATATTCCTCAAGAATTATAGATCTAATTCTTTTGATAGACAGTAAAAAAAAGTAATAATAAAAATTTAGTTATAAATGAAACACCTTTTCATTTTTATCTTTTTTTTAAATTCGGCCCTGTATTCTCAAGCCAGCGAGGAAACAGATAGTATTGTGTATTACAGCAACCTGAGCAAATCAAGTATCATAAATAATAAATATAGAAATGCTCTTTTATACACACAAAAAGCAATAAACTATTCTAAGGAGATACGTGACAGCCAAGCTCAGGCAAATCAAACATATAACTTAGGGAAAATTTATTTTGATGTACAAAAATACAACGATGCCATTGAAAATTTTCATAAAAGCATCTCACTATATAAAAATTTAAAACCAACATCCTCATTAGCCTACTGCTATTACTATCTTGGAGTATGTTATGTTCAAAAAGCAAATTATACTGATGCTGAAATATGTTTCAATGAAACACAAAAGCTATTTAATGCGCTAAAAATCAACGATACTGCTAAAACACTAGAACTTCAAAGAGGACTAATTAAAAAAGCTACGGGAAATTCAGAAGGAGCATCCACAATTTTCAAAACCATAATTGCAAATCCAGACAGCCCGTCAATATTAAATTCCAAAGCAGAAGCTTTATATCAAATAGGAACAATTGAAGCATTAAAAAACAGGTATAATTTAGCTTTAAACTATCTGAACAAAGCATTAGAACTAACTGAAAAAAATAAAAATTTAGAACAAAAATCTTCTATTTTATTGGCATTAAGTAATGTTTATGAAAAAATGCTGGATAAAAATAATGCCTATTCTTATTTAAAACAGCACCTTAATCTAAAAGAAAGTATTTCTATTTTAAATAATGAAAGACTCGGTATAGATGATTACGAAAAATTTAAAGAATCACAACGATTAAAAGAACTGACACAACAAAAGAATGAAGACAAACAGCAAGAAAAAGCAAATAAGTTTTCTAAACTAATTAGTATTCTTGCAATTGCATTAATTTCTATTTTATCCTTATTAAGCTTGTCTTTGTATAAAAACAATATTATTAGAACACAAGCAAATCTAATGTTGAAAGAGAAAAACAAAGAATTAGAAATTGCTAAAGAGAAAGCAGAAAGAGCTTCTAATGCCCGTTCTGAATTTTTATCGACAGTTAGCCATGAACTTCGAACACCGCTCAATGCTATAAATGGAATAACTCATTTATTATTAGAAGAAAAGCCTAAAAAATCCCAAATGAACTATTTGTCTTCCTTAAAATTTTCTGGAGATTATCTGACAAAGTTTATAAATGAAATTCTGGAAATTAATAAAATCGATTCTAATAAGCTGGAAATTGAATACATCAACTTTAATCTTAAACAATTATTAGGCAATATAAAGAACTCTTTAAAAGAATTAGCTTGTGAGAATAATAACAAATTTAATCTTGAAATTGATTCTGCAATTCCTGATTATTTGATTGGTGATCCTACAAAATTATCTCAAGTAATAATGAATTTGATCAACAATGCTTTAAAATTTACAAAAAACGGTACTGTTACTGTACTGGCCAAACTTCATGCTGTAAATGATAAAAATGCAACATTATATTTTGAAGTAAGTGATACCGGAATAGGGATTCCTTTTGATAAACTAGAAAGTGTTTTTGACAGTTTTTCACAAGGTTCCATAGAAATCAATCGCAAATATGGCGGAACGGGTTTGGGGCTTACAATTGTAAAAAAATTGATAAAAATTCTAGGAGGAAAAATAAACCTGAATAGCGAAGTAGGAAAAGAATCTTCATTTTCATTCGAATTACAATTTGAGAAAGGTACTGAAGCAATCAAAAAGCAAGAAAAAATTAAAACGTATGATGCTTCTTTGTTGAAAAATAAAAAAATACTTTTAGTGGAAGACAATAAAATCAATCAAATGATTACAGAGAAAATGCTTCGTAATAAAGGAATCTTATGTGAAACTATTGATAATGGTGAAGATGCGATAGAAAGAGCTAAAAACAATACATATGATTTAATTCTCATGGATGTTCATCTTCCGGGAATAAATGGCACTATAGCCACCGAAGAAATTAGAAAATTTGACACTAAAACGCCTGTTATTGCCTTAACAGCCATCTCATTGGACGAAAACAGGGAAATATTATTATCCTATGGCATGAATGATGTTGTTACAAAACCATTCATACCAGAAGATTTCTATGCCGTAATTGCTAAAAACGTATAGCAATCATTAATAGTTTAAAATCAATTCTTTAATCAGACTTCTCACTTTTGGCTCTGCATTTTTAGCAGCTTCCAGAACTTCATTGTGCGAAATAGTCCCAATACTTTCTGCATTTCCCATATCAGTAATTACCGAAACTCCAAATGTTTCTAAATCCATATGGCGCGCTACGATTACTTCTGGAACAGTAGACATACCAACACAATCAGCTCCAAGAATTTTCACCATTTTATACTCCGCCAAAGTTTCAAAAGTAGGGCCTTGTAATCCTAGATAAATCCCTTCATGAACCTCAATATTTAATTCTTTTGCTAACTCAGTCGCTTTAGCAATCATTTTTCTGGAATACGGTTCACTCATATTTACAAAACGAGGACCAAAACGCTCCTCATTTTTGCCTCGCAAAGGATGTTCCGGTGTCATATTGATATGATCTGTAATCATGACAATGGAACCCACTTTATAATTTGGATTTACTCCTCCGGATGCATTAGAAACAATTAGCTTCTCGACTCCTAAAAACTTCATTACCCGCACTGGGAAAGTCACTTCTTTCATGGAATATCCTTCATAAAAATGAAATCGTCCTTGCATAGCAACTACTTTTTTATCCCCTATTGTACCAAAAACTAATGCTCCTTTATGACCTTCAACAGTTGACACAGGGAAATTTGGAATTTCATTATAGGGCAATGTAAATTCCACTTTCATTTCGTTAGTGAAACTTCCTAAACCCGATCCTAAAATCACCCCGTATTCTGGAGTAATATCGATTCTTTCTTTAATAAAATTAACAGTTTGCTGTACTTGTTCCCACATAATTTAAAATGTTTTTATCAAAATTGTCACTTCCTGAAATAAATGAACTTTTTATGGGAAGATAAAAAAGTTGATCGTTTGGCAAACTTCCTTTCAATCGTACATAATCTTTCTCGGTAGTAATAACAATCTTGTTCTGAGCTGCATTTTTAATTTCTAAAATGTCTTTATCAGTAAAATCATGATGGTCTGGAAAAGACAAACAGGCATCATTTATGTTTTTCAAATAGTTAAAAAACGGTTCGGGCTTTGCAATTCCGGCAACTAACACTTTATCAAAAACTCTTATTTCGTCGACTTTAATCTTTCTGTTTTCAGAATAAATACAATCGTCATAATCGATGTACGTAAAATACAATTCTTGATTTATCGACAGCTTTAATTTGTTTTTGATTTCATTTTGTTCATCTGGCGAAAGGTTAGAAGGACATTTTGTAACAATAATCACATTCGCTCTTTTCGCTCCACTGCTACTCTCCCTCAAATTTCCTGTTGGCAACATAAAATCATCGGAATACAAATCACCGTACGAAGTCAGTAAAATATACAAACCTGCTTTAACTTTTCGATGTTGAAAAGCATCATCTAACAAAATAACTTCTGGTTTTTCTGGAAGAGAAAGCAATTGTTCTATTCCGTTTTTTCTATCAACATCAACCGCAACTTGAATAGTTGCGAATTTTTTATAAAACTGAAAAGGTTCATCGCCAATAATTGCAGCATTTGAAGTGGCTTCCGCCAAAATAAAACCGGTAGATTGTCTTTTGTAACCTCTGCTCAAAGTTGCAACTTTATATTTATCCGAAAGCAACCGAATCAAATATTCAATTTGTGGTGTCTTTCCAGTTCCGCCAACACTAAGGTTTCCAACGGCAATAATAGGCAAATCAAAAGAATAGGATTTTAAAATCCCTTTATTGAAAAGAAAATTCCGAATACTCGTTATCAAGCCATATAAAATGGCAAATGGAAACAGTAATTTTCGAAGTAAATTCATTTTACGAAAGTAGAATAAATTATCTTTGATTTAAAATTTTGTTTCTTTTGTTTACTGTTTAAAGTTGGCCAACATTAAACTTTAAACCTCAAACTTTAAACTTTAAACTGAAAAATCATGAAAATAAAAGAAATCATTTCCGTACTTGAAGAAATGGCGCCACTCGCCTATGCTGAAGATTTTGACAATGTGGGTTTATTAGTTGGAGATCAACAAGTAGAAGCAACCGGTATTTTAGTTTGTCATGATGCTTTGG contains:
- the lpxK gene encoding tetraacyldisaccharide 4'-kinase, with product MNLLRKLLFPFAILYGLITSIRNFLFNKGILKSYSFDLPIIAVGNLSVGGTGKTPQIEYLIRLLSDKYKVATLSRGYKRQSTGFILAEATSNAAIIGDEPFQFYKKFATIQVAVDVDRKNGIEQLLSLPEKPEVILLDDAFQHRKVKAGLYILLTSYGDLYSDDFMLPTGNLRESSSGAKRANVIIVTKCPSNLSPDEQNEIKNKLKLSINQELYFTYIDYDDCIYSENRKIKVDEIRVFDKVLVAGIAKPEPFFNYLKNINDACLSFPDHHDFTDKDILEIKNAAQNKIVITTEKDYVRLKGSLPNDQLFYLPIKSSFISGSDNFDKNILNYVGTSTANC
- a CDS encoding purine-nucleoside phosphorylase — its product is MWEQVQQTVNFIKERIDITPEYGVILGSGLGSFTNEMKVEFTLPYNEIPNFPVSTVEGHKGALVFGTIGDKKVVAMQGRFHFYEGYSMKEVTFPVRVMKFLGVEKLIVSNASGGVNPNYKVGSIVMITDHINMTPEHPLRGKNEERFGPRFVNMSEPYSRKMIAKATELAKELNIEVHEGIYLGLQGPTFETLAEYKMVKILGADCVGMSTVPEVIVARHMDLETFGVSVITDMGNAESIGTISHNEVLEAAKNAEPKVRSLIKELILNY
- a CDS encoding ATP-binding protein; this encodes MKHLFIFIFFLNSALYSQASEETDSIVYYSNLSKSSIINNKYRNALLYTQKAINYSKEIRDSQAQANQTYNLGKIYFDVQKYNDAIENFHKSISLYKNLKPTSSLAYCYYYLGVCYVQKANYTDAEICFNETQKLFNALKINDTAKTLELQRGLIKKATGNSEGASTIFKTIIANPDSPSILNSKAEALYQIGTIEALKNRYNLALNYLNKALELTEKNKNLEQKSSILLALSNVYEKMLDKNNAYSYLKQHLNLKESISILNNERLGIDDYEKFKESQRLKELTQQKNEDKQQEKANKFSKLISILAIALISILSLLSLSLYKNNIIRTQANLMLKEKNKELEIAKEKAERASNARSEFLSTVSHELRTPLNAINGITHLLLEEKPKKSQMNYLSSLKFSGDYLTKFINEILEINKIDSNKLEIEYINFNLKQLLGNIKNSLKELACENNNKFNLEIDSAIPDYLIGDPTKLSQVIMNLINNALKFTKNGTVTVLAKLHAVNDKNATLYFEVSDTGIGIPFDKLESVFDSFSQGSIEINRKYGGTGLGLTIVKKLIKILGGKINLNSEVGKESSFSFELQFEKGTEAIKKQEKIKTYDASLLKNKKILLVEDNKINQMITEKMLRNKGILCETIDNGEDAIERAKNNTYDLILMDVHLPGINGTIATEEIRKFDTKTPVIALTAISLDENREILLSYGMNDVVTKPFIPEDFYAVIAKNV
- the gap gene encoding type I glyceraldehyde-3-phosphate dehydrogenase: MKTRIAINGFGRIGRNLFRLLLNHPTIEVVAINDIADTKTMAHLVKYDSIHGVLPFTVSPDEKGFSVDENHFLFFHEKNISNLDWKSLDIDYVIESTGKHHTFEEINTHILAGAKKVILSAPSEVDTIKTVVLGVNENILNGTETIISNASCTTNNAAPMMKVIDELCGIEQAYITTIHSYTTDQSLHDQPHKDLRRARGASQSIVPTTTGAAKALTKIFTKLQGKIGGCGIRVPVPDGSLTDITFNVKRAVSIEEINTAFKNASQTNLKGILDYTEDPIVSVDIIGNRNSCLFDAQLTSVIDKMVKVVGWYDNEIGYSSRIIDLILLIDSKKK